Proteins encoded in a region of the Candidatus Aminicenantes bacterium genome:
- a CDS encoding TrmJ/YjtD family RNA methyltransferase gives MKKLLERIHIVLVEPKQAGNIGSVVRAMKNMGLSSLRLVNPVPFRDEVEQKKMGYRSQEIIESAREFPSLSEALRGVSQVFLATAKKGKWKKDFLSPAQAAERIAGSHGDEEIALVFGREDKGVTIGESQLANFLVRIPMAGGYPSLNLSQAVMVLTYEVYKTISIGEHVAELPRMAEKRAFERLIDNIWELMKSLEVREPENGLFHRSLRRAMSRTRWTNADVAVFDRFCKQVRWFTQARCRAKAGKEE, from the coding sequence ATGAAAAAACTTCTTGAGCGCATCCATATCGTGCTGGTCGAGCCCAAGCAGGCGGGCAACATCGGCTCGGTGGTCCGGGCCATGAAGAACATGGGCCTTTCCAGCCTGCGTCTGGTCAACCCCGTCCCTTTCCGCGACGAGGTCGAACAGAAGAAAATGGGCTACCGCTCCCAGGAGATCATCGAATCCGCCCGCGAATTCCCTTCGCTCTCGGAAGCGCTGCGGGGCGTTTCGCAGGTCTTCCTGGCCACGGCCAAGAAGGGAAAATGGAAGAAGGATTTCCTGTCGCCGGCCCAGGCGGCCGAGCGCATCGCCGGCAGTCACGGCGACGAGGAGATCGCCCTGGTCTTCGGCCGCGAGGACAAGGGGGTGACCATTGGCGAAAGCCAGCTGGCCAACTTTCTCGTGCGCATCCCCATGGCCGGGGGCTACCCTTCGCTCAACCTTTCCCAGGCGGTGATGGTGCTTACCTACGAAGTGTACAAGACAATCAGCATCGGCGAACACGTTGCCGAACTGCCGCGCATGGCCGAGAAACGGGCGTTCGAGCGGTTGATCGACAACATCTGGGAGCTGATGAAAAGCCTGGAAGTGCGCGAGCCGGAGAACGGCCTTTTCCACCGTTCGCTGCGCCGGGCCATGAGCCGCACCCGCTGGACCAACGCCGACGTGGCCGTGTTCGACCGCTTCTGCAAGCAGGTGCGCTGGTTCACCCAGGCGCGCTGCCGGGCCAAGGCCGGGAAGGAAGAGTGA
- the cysS gene encoding cysteine--tRNA ligase produces MRFYNTLTRRLEEFRPIEAGKVGLYTCGPTVYDYPHIGNYRSYVFEDLVKRFLLYSDFRVRHVMNITDIDDKTIRKANELGVPLAEVTQKYIDAFHADLRTLNILSADVYPRATAHIPEMVSLISSLLEKQFAYEKDGSVYFSIERFPNYGRLANIERENLKPSEAATLDADEYEKEAVQDFVLWKGKKPGEPSWPAPFGEGRPGWHIECSAMSMKYLGPHFDIHMGGVDNIFPHHENEIAQSESANGQTFVNYWLHCQHLIVDNKKMSKSLGNFHTLADLLERGCDPMAVRYLLLSSHYRKLLNFTFDSLEMAAQALARIKNFEFSLKGINTPGEANPETTVLIVAGEKAFAAHMADDLNISGALGALFDFITRMNQRMANLKQNDAAQVLEFLHRVNSVLGVLDAAEEKPLDAVIAEKIREREAARKEKDFKRADAIRAELKAQGIVLLDTPDGVKWKKE; encoded by the coding sequence GTGAGATTCTATAACACGTTGACCCGCCGGCTGGAGGAGTTCCGTCCGATTGAAGCGGGGAAAGTCGGCCTCTATACCTGCGGACCGACGGTCTACGATTACCCGCACATCGGCAACTACCGCTCCTATGTCTTCGAGGACCTGGTCAAGCGTTTCCTCCTCTACTCGGATTTTCGCGTGCGCCACGTGATGAACATCACCGACATCGACGACAAGACCATCCGCAAGGCCAACGAGCTCGGCGTGCCGCTGGCCGAGGTGACGCAAAAGTACATCGACGCCTTCCACGCCGACCTGCGCACCCTGAACATCCTGTCGGCCGACGTCTACCCGCGCGCCACCGCCCATATTCCGGAGATGGTGAGCCTGATCTCCAGTTTGCTGGAAAAACAATTCGCCTACGAGAAGGACGGCTCGGTCTATTTCAGCATCGAGCGTTTCCCGAACTACGGCCGGCTGGCCAACATCGAGCGCGAGAACCTGAAGCCGAGCGAAGCCGCTACGCTCGATGCCGACGAGTATGAAAAGGAGGCGGTCCAGGACTTCGTCCTCTGGAAGGGGAAGAAGCCGGGAGAGCCCTCCTGGCCGGCGCCTTTCGGCGAGGGGCGGCCCGGCTGGCACATCGAGTGCTCGGCCATGAGCATGAAATATTTGGGGCCGCACTTCGACATCCATATGGGCGGCGTGGACAATATCTTCCCGCACCACGAGAACGAGATCGCCCAGTCGGAAAGCGCCAACGGACAGACCTTCGTCAACTATTGGCTCCATTGTCAGCACCTGATCGTCGACAACAAGAAGATGTCCAAGTCACTGGGCAACTTCCACACCCTGGCCGACCTGCTGGAACGCGGCTGCGACCCGATGGCCGTACGCTACCTGCTGCTCTCCAGCCACTACCGCAAGCTGCTCAATTTCACCTTCGACAGCCTGGAGATGGCCGCGCAGGCACTGGCCCGCATCAAGAACTTCGAGTTTTCCCTCAAGGGCATAAACACGCCGGGCGAAGCCAACCCCGAGACAACTGTCCTGATCGTTGCCGGCGAAAAGGCTTTCGCCGCGCATATGGCAGACGACCTCAACATCTCCGGCGCCCTGGGGGCCTTGTTCGACTTCATCACTAGGATGAACCAGCGCATGGCCAACCTGAAGCAAAACGATGCCGCTCAGGTGCTGGAGTTCCTGCACCGGGTGAATTCGGTCCTGGGCGTCCTGGACGCAGCCGAGGAGAAACCCCTCGACGCGGTCATCGCGGAGAAAATCAGGGAACGGGAAGCGGCCCGCAAGGAGAAGGACTTTAAGAGAGCCGACGCCATCCGCGCCGAGCTGAAAGCTCAGGGGATCGTGTTGCTGGACACCCCCGACGGCGTGAAGTGGAAAAAAGAATAG